From a region of the Triticum aestivum cultivar Chinese Spring chromosome 7D, IWGSC CS RefSeq v2.1, whole genome shotgun sequence genome:
- the LOC123168580 gene encoding uncharacterized protein: MPTPMAAAAGNGEASPLVEAAGCNMLRPRGGPPPPSPSPVIGKPLASGAVPRHALEFDGEGRYLDATWDLPTSPKTSPSSAAGAFTWHHVELPRLLTGGAAAKPLHHAQALIELLCPPLTLQEILALVGNGPHCGGVADGGGGALVLRVSAPGPLGSAFAIRLAARVTESSVVTVSVGAVPRLAFGTTQASLLSEVPLGVAASLAEEGHGGGRAVEGGVVIDERLLESLLAMNHADGAHTDNPVPRTVSNLLVHVLGTHVDHVHDIVTRLEMEIDNIELHIDKGGHFMRKLLLDGRRFPKMHLDLQRLLQVVSHGEQVFPRVKDRCASKSWFATEDIAALEDLIGRLRRLKENLGFITNRVTTLQASLDSWQSEQINKSLYYLSFLSIVFLPLSIVTGVFGMNVGGVPWTEQNKNPANLDGFANVMLICAVILLLLLLCFLFPSLYSHVSAWRTRRELTRSGSQNKRHLKLFKDHREGYMRL, encoded by the exons ATGCCGACGCCAATGGCGGCCGCGGCCGGAAACGGAGAGGCCTCGCCGCTCGTGGAGGCGGCGGGGTGTAACATGCTGCGGCCGCGGGGCGGGCCGCctcccccgtcgccgtccccggtgatcggcaagccgcTCGCGTCCGGCGCAGTGCCGCGGCATGCGCTGGAGTTCGACGGCGAAGGGCGGTATCTGGACGCGACATGGGACCTGCCTACGTCGCCGAAGACGTCGCCTTCCTCCGCGGCGGGGGCGTTCACGTGGCATCACGTCGAGCTCCCGCGGTTGCTCACCGGTGGCGCGGCCGCGAAGCCGCTACACCACGCGCAGGCGCTGATCGAGCTCCTGTGCCCGCCGCTCACGCTCCAGGAGATCCTCGCGCTCGTCGGGAACGGCCCGCACTGCGGTggcgtcgccgacggcggcggcggcgcactcgTGCTCCGCGTCAGCGCGCCGGGCCCGCTCGGCAGCGCCTTCGCCATCCGCCTCGCCGCGCGCGTCACCGAGAGCTCCGTAGTCACCGTGTCCGTCGGCGCCGTCCCGCGGCTCGCGTTCGGGACCACGCAGGCGTCGCTCCTCTCGGAGGTGCCCCTCGGGGTGGCCGCCTCGCTCGCCGAAGAGGGGCACGGCGGCGGCCGCGCCGTCGAGGGCGGCGTCGTCATCGACGAGCGCCTGCTCGAGTCGCTGCTCGCTATGAACCACGCGGACGGAGCCCACACCGACAACCCGGTGCCACGGACGGTGTCCAACCTCCTCGTGCACGTCCTCGGCACGCACGTCGACCACGTCCACGACATTGTCACGCGCCTCGAGATGGAGATCGACAACATCGAGCTGCACATCGACAAAG GTGGTCACTTCATGAGAAAACTTCTGTTGGATGGTAGGAGATTCCCCAAAATGCACCTTGATTTACAGCGCCTACTTCAG GTGGTTTCTCACGGCGAACAAGTCTTCCCCCGTGTGAAGGACAGATGTGCGAGCAAGAGTTGGTTCGCAACCGAGGATATTGCCGCCCTCGAAGATTTGATCGGCCGCCTTAGGAGGCTCAAGGAAAACCTTGGATTTATAACAAACAGAGTGACCACGCTGCAGGCCAGCCTCGACAGCTGGCAGTCAGAGCAGATCAACAAGAGCCTATACTATCTTTCATTCCTCTCCATAGTTTTCCTCCCTCTCTCCATTGTAACCGGAG TTTTCGGGATGAACGTCGGTGGTGTGCCATGGACCGAGCAGAACAAGAACCCCGCAAATCTGGACGGTTTCGCCAACGTGATGCTGATATGCGCCGTGATCTTGCTGCTCCTGCTGCTTTGCTTTCTGTTCCCTTCACTGTATTCTCATGTGTCGGCATGGCGAACCCGGCGTGAGCTGACCAGGAGTGGCTCCCAGAACAAGAGGCACCTGAAACTCTTCAAAGACCACAGGGAAGGCTACATGCGCCTGTGA
- the LOC123168581 gene encoding uncharacterized protein: protein MEPPLMDGFDLPTTSGPSATIAGGDDRPPEITGDGGLEDADTGPHPDRCEALAAAIAGVLGSALEEHEVRAAATAQSQAELATAIDRLNGELDKLLENAPSPVIAQHAARISSIRKRVLALNMLLRSIQRRIDNMDRMISTGVTSDHSSRVQLQNQN from the exons ATGGAACCACCTCTAATGGACGGCTTCGATCTTCCCACCACCTCCGGCCCGTCTGCTACAATCGCCGGCGGCGACGACCGGCCTCCGGAGATCACCGGGGACGGCGGCTTGGAGGATGCGGACACGGGTCCTCATCCTGACAGGTGCGAGGCGCTGGCTGCGGCCATCGCAGGGGTGCTAGGCAGCGCgcttgaggagcatgaggtgcgCGCCGCGGCCACCGCCCAGAGCCAGGCCGAGCTCGCCACCGCCATTGACCGCCTCAACGGAG AACTAGACAAGCTATTGGAGAATGCACCCTCCCCGGTAATAGCACAACATGCAGCAAGGATTTCCTCTATCCGCAAGAGAGTGTTAGCGCTAAACATGCTACTAAGGTCCATACAAAGACGTATAGATAATATGGATAGAATGATTTCTACTGGTGTTACAAGTG ATCATTCATCTCGTGTGCAGTTGCAAAACCAGAATTAA